The following proteins are co-located in the Argopecten irradians isolate NY chromosome 9, Ai_NY, whole genome shotgun sequence genome:
- the LOC138332230 gene encoding malate dehydrogenase, mitochondrial-like — translation MFSRLARPALSKCMSQRTFTTSSKTNAKVAVLGASGGIGQPLSLLLKTSPAITQLSLYDIAHTPGVAADLSHIETPAKVSGHMGPDELDACLEGADLVLIPAGVPRKPGMTRDDLFNTNASIVLNLAKACAKKCPQAMVGIITNPVNSTVPIAAEVYKREGVQGWEKRLFGVTTLDAVRANTFIAEARGLEVAHMSVPVIGGHSGVTIIPLISQATPAVSFPPEERKALTVRIQNAGTEVVEAKAGAGSATLSMAFAAARFAGKVLEALAGGEGQVECAFVKSNETDSSYFATPILLGKNGVEANLGVGKMIEYEIQLVSEAKEELQANIKKGEDFVAQNWS, via the exons ACCAATGCTAAAGTGGCAGTTCTTGGAGCCAGTGGAGGAATTGGACAACCTTTATCTCTTCTCCTTAAAACCTCACCAGCCATCACACAGTTGTCCCTGTATGATATCGCCCACACACCTGGAGTAGCAGCTGATCTCAGTCACATCGAAACACCTGCAAAGGTTTCTGGCCACATGGGACCAGATGAACTTGATGCATGTTTAGAAGGCGCCGATTTGGTGCTCATACCTGCCGGTGTACCAAGAAAGCCAG GTATGACAAGAGATGATTTATTCAACACAAATGCAAGCATTGTACTCAATCTAGCAAAAGCATGTGCTAAAAAATGCCCTCAGGCCATGGTTGGCATTATAACAAATCCG GTTAACTCCACAGTTCCAATTGCAGCAGAGGTGTACAAAAGGGAAGGTGTACAAGGATGGGAGAAACGTCTGTTTGGAGTTACAACTTTAGATGCAGTGAGAGCAAACACCTTTATTGCAGAGGCCAGG GGACTTGAAGTAGCACACATGAGTGTACCAGTGATCGGAGGACACAGCGGTGTAACAATTATCCCACTCATTTCTCAGGCCACACCCGCAGTGTCTTTCCCTCCC GAAGAGCGCAAAGCTTTAACTGTCAGGATACAGAATGCTGGTACTGAAGTTGTGGAAGCCAAGGCTGGAGCA GGATCTGCTACCCTGTCCATGGCATTTGCTGCAGCCAGATTTGCAGGGAAGGTTCTGGAAGCTTTGGCTGGCGGAGAGGGACAAGTAGAATGTGCTTTTGTCAAGTCCAATGAAACAGACTCAAGCTATTTTGCCACTCCTATTCTCCTCGGG AAAAATGGTGTTGAAGCCAACTTGGGAGTTGGTAAGATGATTGAATATGAAATTCAACTTGTCAGTGAAGCTAAAGAGGAACTACAGGCAAACATTAAAAAAGGAGAGGACTTTGTAGCACAAAACTGGTCTTAA